A stretch of the Uranotaenia lowii strain MFRU-FL chromosome 3, ASM2978415v1, whole genome shotgun sequence genome encodes the following:
- the LOC129752294 gene encoding uncharacterized protein LOC129752294, which yields MLPLDAVISIFESNQLEEFISGYGLEQLELCWANSLVQCDYREKRRLILALIDAGIDCDLRNEQQLTPVEQALGHDAHLMLDMLITEANKWSTQDMVYRLVRRGNVEILKMFWKLREVSEMEQFCSISLALEELRMKGVPEREDMINYCLKVLLKVFYSSDDCRVVSQQDRNESIGERLQIIMDEIGFLSKFVNDDYIDINDELLASLKIISENLYLIDLMWNDDMELLGPRWLWSRLRPRKCIFCLEIFYVINTEVKIDQEYYAMLLDKKFILQLLENLAREIKTIVNSRIEDRQLDGSLDRDLLEMVAKFDKPHHWDAKLHAFLRDYWYNMHPRVRLRKKTIQMAVEIVRKKRKQNASGSLFRPSLSCKSKRLMKLLDRRYDHLKSLYSINRMLAAIQAVKDIALTERVAKQYAYFAFRRVFAVIGESIKCTAATHNLNANLRSIMSRQSTRRVVRIYEQQRDKLAHGISLTDVNLRIRIEENDLPNNVLLQYCKAAQENLRRQYLNLSFHLNFVLLRTVRFGLGRLMQLKSVQQCKSLCEMVCGVIDPTQTLSGEVSPFDFNVINELFGKLSVSSLSDAHLACVVEMWEDVRAAQRDIRKHGCDLQEYMKAVRGEFFRNRFADDLIFLKNKVKLLLVDAFDYYHIKSLGKIRKTNEKMAEMLYSPDIQVDTLKIMYSLNQSLANMERKSIEMSEIHMGQFILHQNELYTEEILNQLGVSLDTQKFYKLHDALGSRVYDPLSNRFVANVFAIDKKFQIWETLLREQKIRYNPTVLASARKKDESKFYRLFLQMVQYLSDLNSLEVCQKNEDARNLAIEICLLELCQVLEHTAPFRKRHDWLSVPTPLACGHMLRNVLAHDAVNVASFIDCSQRVLSLTVEVFDELRHKLFQRNEMTFKLPKFSSKAKYVRRKRFMTEQNHVLDLGVDSMLLHRNPRLEIYGRWLNIRPDFKTRWYNYLDVIILRNPNEAIDYMEDKQASTVFEYVWKRVGYSVFFGYYLCHDFLKNVKLTKVINGIPFDITLLPETAASLIKPRRSNFLNSKASLSRTFKTKEILNICMITGQLNRFSAIYAGNSEKFDLLSNSDFRSPHLVESLASILPWKTTNDQGQNLIHLLCMTNNQTSLTRALELAETEPLIDAKDVLGNTPMHVAALNGYMSVVSILLKAKPSSMPPDCLPWMVLGHQNDFLKHFDYEGISLDQLVGTLRCFIGSSGNVESLHLFRHFIEASTYSKLFGREGFSAVLHYAFRSQRKHHFEHLLDISRTLSLTASDWFNVLKNTKTGKFKYLCNLLANGLETDFNTISMIAAQNCFKWIKHIYSHNNVQLSDEDIQYILDTLAHSDLDLKLHNFFIAQLSLKIIPLSLLQKALHRHSFKSVRFLCETFPSAWIECCERSEFHPILMAFNAVERWNSLRQSKTFLKFLIETCPNIHTQRSILHGAIQFGDLDIVRHLLAKKAPLDQEDAGFTPLAVAAHYLITENVKPSIFEELLKRGASLEFLLNKKPHYFFQLKFLENLLNTPSFFDPTLIHPNCSVVHNVCHMGSVRILKMLVEERHLDIHLLYRGSSVLDACIYGNSLSALRYLLPRIKQPACILTALVEAIRHDNVAAVRVILPYVAESNGSKFLESLAEAAHRARKLRVFIYFFHLAVQRPEP from the coding sequence ATGTTACCCCTCGACGCCGTAATCAGCATCTTCGAGAGCAATCAGTTGGAGGAATTCATAAGTGGCTATGGTTTGGAGCAGTTGGAACTGTGCTGGGCGAATAGTTTGGTGCAATGTGATTATCGCGAGAAACGACGTCTTATTCTGGCCCTGATCGATGCTGGCATTGATTGTGATTTACGAAACGAGCAGCAGCTGACTCCAGTTGAGCAAGCTCTGGGCCACGATGCCCATCTGATGCTCGATATGCTGATCACGGAAGCCAACAAATGGTCTACCCAGGATATGGTGTACAGGCTGGTGCGTCGAGGAAACGTTGAGATATTGAAGATGTTTTGGAAGTTGAGGGAGGTAAGCGAAATGGAACAGTTCTGTTCGATTTCGCTGGCGCTGGAAGAACTTCGGATGAAGGGAGTCCCCGAACGAGAAGATATGATCAACTACTGCCTgaaggttttgctgaaagtatTCTACAGCAGTGATGATTGTCGAGTAGTTTCTCAGCAGGATCGAAACGAGTCGATCGGTGAAAGGTTACAAATAATCATGGATGAGATCGGGTTTCTAAGTAAGTTTGTGAATGATGATTATATAGATATAAACGACGAATTACTTGCATCGCTGAAAATCATATCGGAGAATCTATACCTGATTGATCTTATGTGGAACGACGATATGGAACTGTTGGGTCCACGCTGGCTTTGGAGCAGATTGAGACCCAGAAAATGTATATTTTGTTTGgagattttttatgttattaatACTGAAGTCAAAATAGACCAGGAATACTATGCCATGTTACTCGATAAAAAATTCATCTTGCAGCTACTTGAAAATCTGGCCCGAGAGATAAAAACCATTGTAAATAGCAGAATCGAAGATAGACAATTGGATGGGTCATTAGATCGCGATCTTCTGGAAATGGTAGCTAAATTCGATAAACCGCATCATTGGGATGCGAAACTACACGCTTTCCTTAGAGATTATTGGTATAACATGCACCCTCGTGTGCGTCTGCGAAAAAAGACGATTCAAATGGCTGTCGAAATAGTGAGGAAAAAACGGAAGCAAAATGCCAGTGGTTCGCTGTTTAGGCCTAGCTTATCCTGTAAATCCAAACGCTTGATGAAGCTACTTGATCGCCGTTACGATCACTTGAAGTCGCTGTATTCCATCAATCGGATGTTGGCAGCCATCCAGGCCGTGAAGGATATTGCGTTGACCGAACGAGTCGCCAAACAGTACGCGTACTTCGCATTTCGACGGGTATTTGCAGTGATTGGCGAAAGTATCAAATGTACCGCGGCAACGCACAATCTGAACGCAAACCTTCGATCGATTATGTCCCGGCAAAGTACCAGGAGAGTAGTACGGATTTACGAACAGCAACGAGACAAACTAGCACATGGGATATCGCTTACGGACGTTAATTTGCGGATAAGAATTGAGGAAAATGATCTTCCAAACAATGTTCTGCTACAGTATTGCAAGGCTGCTCAGGAAAATCTTCGTCGACAGTATTTGAATTTgtcatttcatttgaattttgtacTTCTGAGGACGGTTCGTTTCGGATTGGGTCGCCTAATGCAATTGAAATCCGTTCAACAATGCAAATCTCTCTGTGAAATGGTTTGTGGAGTAATAGATCCCACGCAAACGCTAAGCGGAGAAGTTTCACCTTTCGATTTCAACGTGATCAATGAATTGTTCGGTAAACTAAGCGTGTCGAGTCTGAGCGATGCACATTTAGCTTGTGTGGTGGAAATGTGGGAAGACGTTAGAGCTGCCCAAAGAGACATTCGCAAGCACGGCTGCGATTTGCAAGAGTATATGAAAGCCGTTCGGGGCGAATTTTTCCGAAATAGATTCGCTGacgatttgatttttctcaaaaacaaggTCAAATTGTTGCTGGTGGACGCATTTGACTACTATCACATAAAATCGCTTGGGAAAATTCGGAAAACAAACGAAAAGATGGCTGAAATGTTGTATTCTCCAGATATACAAGTGGATACGCTTAAGATAATGTATTCGTTGAATCAAAGTTTAGCCAACATGGAACggaaaagtattgaaatgaGTGAAATTCATATGGGTCAATTTATCCTGCACCAGAATGAGTTATACACGGAGGAAATTCTAAACCAACTAGGAGTAAGTTTGGACACGcagaaattttacaaactaCATGATGCCTTAGGGAGCCGAGTTTATGATCCATTGAGCAATAGGTTTGTGGCAAACGTATTTGCGATCGATAAGAAGTTTCAAATTTGGGAAACACTTCTGAGAGAACAAAAGATACGATACAATCCCACTGTTTTGGCAAGCGCTCGCAAAAAGgacgaatccaaattttatCGACTGTTTCTGCAAATGGTCCAATACTTAAGTGATCTAAACAGCCTAGAAGTGTGTCAGAAAAACGAAGATGCTCGCAACCTAGCTATTGAGATCTGTCTTTTGGAACTTTGTCAGGTATTGGAACATACCGCGCCGTTTAGAAAAAGACATGATTGGCTGTCGGTGCCAACGCCTTTAGCTTGTGGACATATGCTGAGAAATGTGCTTGCGCATGATGCTGTGAATGTGGCATCTTTCATCGACTGCTCACAGCGCGTTTTGAGCCTGACGGTTGAAGTTTTTGACGAGCTACGCCATAAACTTTTTCAACGGAATGAGATGACCTTCAAATTGCCAAAGTTCTCGAGCAAGGCTAAATATGTGCGAAGGAAGAGGTTTATGACTGAACAAAACCATGTTCTGGATTTAGGTGTAGATTCGATGTTGTTACACAGGAATCCGAGGTTGGAAATTTATGGCCGTTGGTTGAACATAAGACCAGACTTCAAGACGCGGTGGTACAATTACCTAGATGTGATTATCCTGAGAAATCCAAATGAAGCTATTGATTATATGGAGGACAAACAGGCTTCAACGGTTTTTGAGTACGTGTGGAAACGTGTGGGTTACAGCGTTTTCTTCGGATACTATCTTTGTCACGATTtcctaaaaaatgtaaaattgactAAAGTTATCAACGGGATACCTTTTGACATAACGCTTCTCCCTGAGACCGCCGCCAGTTTAATAAAACCTAGGCGCTCCAATTTTTTGAACTCGAAAGCTAGTCTGTCTCGAACGTTTAAGACGAAAGAAATTCTCAACATCTGCATGATAACCGGTCAGTTGAATCGGTTCTCTGCGATTTATGCTGGAAACAgcgaaaaatttgatcttttatCAAATTCGGATTTCCGAAGTCCACATCTTGTAGAGAGCCTTGCCTCGATACTTCCTTGGAAAACCACCAACGATCAAGGACAGAACCTGATACACCTCCTATGCATGACAAACAATCAAACATCACTAACCAGAGCTCTTGAATTGGCCGAAACTGAACCGCTAATAGATGCCAAAGATGTGCTTGGCAACACACCGATGCACGTGGCCGCTCTCAATGGATATATGAGCGTTGTGAGCATCCTTCTGAAAGCCAAACCTTCAAGCATGCCCCCGGATTGCTTACCATGGATGGTTCTTGGTCACCAAAATGACTTTTTAAAGCACTTCGACTACGAAGGAATCAGTTTGGACCAGCTCGTCGGAACTCTAAGGTGCTTCATCGGATCCAGCGGTAACGTGGAATCGCTCCATCTCTTCAGACATTTCATCGAAGCATCAACGTACTCGAAACTATTCGGAAGGGAAGGATTTTCTGCCGTACTACACTACGCCTTCCGGTCACAGCGTAAACATCATTTCGAACACCTTTTAGACATATCAAGAACACTCTCACTGACAGCTAGCGATTggtttaatgttttaaaaaatactaaGACAGGTAAATTTAAgtatttatgtaatttattaGCCAACGGACTAGAGACCGACTTCAACACAATCTCTATGATAGCGGCACAGAACTGCTTCAAATggattaaacatatttattcgcATAACAATGTCCAGCTTTCGGATGAGGATATCCAATACATTCTCGATACGCTTGCACACAGTGACCTAGACTTGAAactgcacaatttttttatagctCAACTATCGTTGAAAATCATTCCCCTTTCTCTCTTACAAAAAGCTCTGCATCGACACTCGTTCAAAAGTGTTCGCTTCCTCTGCGAAACCTTTCCTTCCGCATGGATCGAATGTTGCGAACGATCGGAATTTCACCCCATTCTAATGGCGTTTAACGCCGTCGAACGATGGAATTCTTTACGCCAAAGCAAAACCTTTCTCAAATTCCTCATCGAAACCTGTCCCAACATTCATACGCAGCGATCCATTCTACACGGCGCTATCCAGTTCGGTGATTTGGATATCGTCCGCCATCTATTGGCGAAAAAAGCCCCTCTTGACCAGGAGGACGCCGGCTTCACTCCTCTAGCAGTGGCCGCCCACTACCTGATAACGGAAAATGTCAAGCCTTCCATTTTCGAAGAACTCCTCAAACGCGGTGCTAGTCTTGAATTCTTACTAAACAAAAAACCCcattattttttccaactaaaatttttagaaaatctacTTAATACACCATCCTTTTTCGATCCCACCCTGATACATCCGAATTGTTCGGTCGTACACAACGTTTGCCACATGGGTAGCGTTCGAATACTGAAAATGCTTGTCGAAGAACGACACCTGGACATCCACCTGCTGTACCGTGGAAGTTCGGTGCTGGATGCGTGCATTTACGGTAATTCTTTGAGTGCCTTACGCTACCTGTTGCCACGCATCAAGCAACCGGCTTGCATTTTGACGGCCCTGGTGGAAGCCATTAGACACGATAACGTTGCCGCAGTCCGGGTGATACTTCCGTACGTTGCGGAATCAAACGGTAGCAAGTTTCTGGAATCACTAGCGGAGGCTGCACACCGAGCCAGGAAGCTTCGCGTGTTTATATATTTCTTCCACCTGGCAGTGCAGCGACCGGAGCCTTAA